One Epinephelus moara isolate mb chromosome 20, YSFRI_EMoa_1.0, whole genome shotgun sequence genomic window carries:
- the LOC126408663 gene encoding uracil nucleotide/cysteinyl leukotriene receptor-like has protein sequence MTIQLPEAAFCDLNTGALPVVQLYVMPSFFLAVLILGLPLNLLSLWVFFHRLRRWTRSTVFLFNLTLADTSWLLALPYLINYHLDDLYWKLGLPLCMGVRMFYHNYFYLSIFFVTCISVDRYLAIVHPLRSLVLLGRRQTCLLCVVVWVGTLLLSIPVAGMTVIQTCPKSNRTVCTLYILLSETGESLPFSLVCSAIGFLFPLFSICYCGLRSVRELRLRPRLADPHNQQRRLRRVLCAALVFFALFYLPYHLSRNAAIVMRVVYPDSPASWRHADLAFSLEMCLCSLITCINPMFSCFMGRQFRREFHGTFAAMFSLCPGTRLASVISKRTRMTVKRRQGLSTVTPVCALPVPGPQ, from the coding sequence ATGACCATCCAGCTTCCAGAGGCAGCCTTCTGTGACCTGAACACAGGAGCTCTACCGGTGGTCCAGCTCTACGTGATGCCGTCCTTCTTCCTGGCAGTGCTGATCCTCGGGCTTCCCCTCAACCTGCTCTCCCTCTGGGTTTTCTTCCACCGCCTGCGGCGCTGGACCCGCAGCACGGTGTTCCTCTTCAACCTGACCCTGGCTGACACCTCGTGGCTGCTGGCCCTGCCttacctcatcaactaccacctGGACGATCTGTACTGGAAGCTGGGGCTGCCGCTCTGCATGGGCGTGAGGATGTTCTACCACAACTACTTCTACCTCAGCATCTTCTTCGTCACCtgcatcagtgtggacagaTACCTGGCCATCGTGCACCCGCTGCGCTCTCTGGTGCTGCTGGGCCGGAGGCAGacctgcctgctgtgtgtggtGGTCTGGGTGGGCACCCTGCTCCTCAGCATACCTGTTGCCGGTATGACTGTAATCCAGACCTGCCCCAAGAGCAACCGCACCGTCTGTACCCTGTATATACTGCTGAGTGAGACCGGTGAGAGCCTCCCTTTTTCCCTCGTCTGCTCCGCCATCGGCTTCCTCTTCCCGCTGTTCTCTATCTGCTACTGCGGCCTGCGCAGCGTCAGAGAGCTGCGCCTCCGGCCGCGCCTCGCCGACCCGCACAACCAGCAGCGGCGGCTCCGGCGGGTGCTGTGCGCAGCCCTAGTTTTCTTCGCCTTGTTCTACCTGCCCTACCACCTGAGCCGCAACGCTGCCATCGTGATGCGGGTGGTGTACCCTGACAGCCCCGCCTCCTGGCGGCACGCAGACCTGGCCTTCTCCCTGGAGATGTGCCTGTGCAGCCTCATCACCTGCATCAACCCAATGTTCAGCTGCTTCATGGGCCGCCAGTTCAGGAGGGAGTTTCACGGCACTTTTGCTGCCATGTTTTCCCTGTGTCCTGGCACTCGGCTGGCCTCAGTGATATCTAAGAGGACCCGGATGACGGTGAAGAGGCGGCAGGGCCTGTCTACTGTCACACCTGTGTGCGCACTGCCTGTACCTGGACCCCAATGA
- the LOC126408651 gene encoding vesicular glutamate transporter 2.1-like, whose product MEPGAEKAAPYSKEGLKQLAGKALGGIYRRLEKRQQTGEAIELTEDGRPTADPERKKPLVDCTCCGLPRRYIIAMLSGIGFCISFGIRCNLGVAIVSMVNNHTIHQNGKIIIKEKAKFNWDPETVGMIHGSFFWGYIVTQIPGGYISSRLAANRVFGAAILLTSTLNMFIPTAARAHYGCVIFVRILQGLVEGVTYPACHGIWSKWAPPLERSRLATISFCGSYAGAVIAMPLAGILVQYTGWSSVFYVYGCFGIFWYMFWLLVSYESPAEHPTITDEERRYIEESIGESAQLMGAMEKFKTPWRKFFSSMPVYAIIVANFCRSWTFYLLLISQPAYFEEVFGFEISKVGIVSALPHLVMTIIVPLGGQLADYLRTHNILSTTMVRKIMNCGGFGMEATLLLVVGYSHSKGVAISFLVLAVGFSGFAISGFNVNHLDIAPRYASILMGISNGVGTLSGMVCPLIVGAMTKHKTREEWQYVFLIASLVHYGGVVFYGIFASGEKQPWADPEETSEEKCGFIDEDELAEETGDITQSYGAMGGPAKSYGATAQLNGGWVQDWDKTEEYVQEPAGKMYSERGYS is encoded by the exons ATGGAGCCAGGCGCGGAGAAAGCTGCCCCTTACTCTAAAGAGGGGCTAAAACAACTCGCAGGAAAGGCCCTCGGGGGTATTTACAG GAGGCTAGAGAAGCGGCAGCAGACAGGTGAGGCGATCGAGCTGACGGAGGATGGGAGACCCACGGCGGACCCGGAGCGGAAGAAGCCCCTGGTGGACTGCACGTGCTGCGGGCTCCCGCGCAGATACATCATCGCTATGCTGAGCGGGATTGGCTTCTGCATCTCCTTCGGTATCCGGTGTAACTTGGGTGTGGCCATCGTCAGCATGGTCAATAACCACACGATCCATCAAAACGGCAAGATCATCATCAAAGAG AAAGCGAAATTCAACTGGGACCCAGAGACCGTGGGGATGATTCATGGCTCCTTCTTCTGGGGCTACATAGTTACTCAGATTCCAGGAGGGTATATCTCTTCAAGACTGGCTGCTAACAG AGTTTTTggtgctgccatcttgctgACATCCACCCTGAACATGTTCATTCCCACCGCCGCCCGGGCGCACTACGGATGTGTCATCTTTGTGAGGATATTACAAGGGCTGGTGGAG GGAGTGACTTATCCAGCCTGCCACGGGATCTGGAGTAAATGGGCTCCACCGCTGGAGAGAAGTCGTCTGGCAACCATCTCCTTCTGTG GATCCTATGCTGGTGCAGTGATAGCCATGCCTCTGGCTGGGATCCTGGTGCAGTACACTGGATGGTCCTCTGTCTTCTACGTGTATG GATGCTTTGGGATATTTTGGTACATGTTCTGGCTCCTTGTGTCCTATGAGAGCCCAGCGGAGCACCCGACCATCACTGACGAGGAGCGCCGTTACATCGAGGAAAGCATCGGTGAAAGTGCCCAGCTGATGGGTGCAATGGAG AAATTCAAGACCCCCTGGAGGAAGTTCTTCTCCTCCATGCCCGTCTATGCAATCATCGTGGCCAACTTCTGCAGGAGCTGGACCTTTTATCTGCTCCTCATCAGCCAGCCTGCATACTTTGAGGAGGTGTTTGGTTTTGAAATCAGCAAG GTTGGAATAGTGTCGGCGCTCCCTCACTTGGTCATGACCATCATCGTGCCCTTAGGAGGCCAGTTAGCGGACTACCTGCGGACCCACAACATCTTGTCCACCACCATGGTCCGGAAAATCATGAACTGCGGAG GGTTCGGCATGGAGGCCACCCTCTTGTTAGTGGTGGGTTATTCTCACAGTAAGGGGGTGGCCATCTCTTTCTTAGTTCTGGCGGTGGGTTTTAGCGGCTTTGCAATATCAG GTTTCAATGTCAACCATCTAGACATCGCTCCTCGCTATGCCAGCATCCTCATGGGTATATCCAACGGTGTTGGTACCCTGTCAGGGATGGTTTGCCCTCTAATAGTGGGAGCCATGACTAAGCACAAG ACTCGGGAAGAGTGGCAGTATGTCTTCCTCATTGCTTCCCTGGTGCATTATGGGGGAGTGGTGTTTTATGGGATCTTTGCATCTGGGGAGAAACAGCCATGGGCCGACCCTGAAGAAACCAGCGAAGAGAAGTGCGGCTTCATTGATGAGGATGAGCTGGCCGAGGAGACCGGTGACATCACGCAGAGTTACGGTGCAATGGGCGGCCCGGCTAAGAGCTACGGGGCCACTGCGCAGCTCAACGGAGGTTGGGTGCAGGACTGGGATAAGACAGAGGAGTATGTACAGGAGCCGGCCGGAAAGATGTATTCTGAGCGTGGCTACTCTTAA
- the fancf gene encoding Fanconi anemia group F protein, which produces MEAVLKNLASTVELLAVAAHSSVVEQWDKQTLFRAFHWTQYCEHLFTRFHNNPSIRRIMEKQLQVTSESLRAAFPGYTQVSFSDLSRCQHLLLVGLLKNSELPISIMKQLFDTTSPVNNQQSEYQDVTGHCSHIIQCKSACKVLSPLTDLSAVGADAEVQGAMLMERLGAGSEACWTEHILDSVLQGCGGATQHFCQVIAAALLTTKNSAAQTASQDFLLDWLQKEHSVLQHMCSALPTTLIIDLATQHLKFRDAYCDVLKKLASDMEYSIREGEWVQSGTKQTVSFQRLTEHFLALFEACPSLREDVEKELNALKISDGDFDVRGLSVWGDLLSAFNK; this is translated from the coding sequence ATGGAGGCGGTGCTGAAAAACTTGGCGAGCACGGTGGAGCTGCTGGCTGTGGCGGCGCACAGCAGTGTGGTGGAGCAGTGGGATAAACAAACTCTATTCAGAGCTTTTCACTGGACCCAGTACTGCGAACACCTCTTCACCAGGTTCCACAATAACCCCTCGATAAGGAGGATCATGGAGAAGCAGCTGCAGGTCACAAGTGAAAGTTTGCGAGCTGCCTTCCCTGGATACACACAGGTTTCCTTCTCGGACCTCTCCCGGTGTCAGCACCTGTTGCTTGTTGGGCTGCTAAAAAATTCTGAGCTGCCCATCTCCATCATGAAGCAACTCTTTGACACGACAAGTCCTGTAAACAACCAGCAGAGTGAGTATCAGGATGTCACTGGCCACTGCAGCCACATCATTCAGTGTAAATCTGCCTGTAAAGTCCTGAGTCCTCTCACTGACCTGTCAGCTGTTGGTGCTGATGCTGAGGTGCAGGGGGCGATGCTGATGGAGAGGCTGGGTGCTGGCAGTGAAGCCTGCTGGACAGAGCACATTTTAGACTCCGTCCTCCAGGGATGTGGAGGAGCGacacaacatttctgtcagGTTATCGCAGCAGCTCTGCTGACAACAAAAAACTCCGCTGCACAAACTGCTTCACAGGATTTTCTGTTGGACTGGCTGCAGAAAGAACACAGCGTGCTGCAGCACATGTGCTCTGCACTGCCTACTACACTTATTATAGACCTGGCCACACAACATCTGAAATTTAGAGATGCATATTGTGATGTGCTGAAAAAGTTGGCCTCTGATATGGAGTACAGCATAAGAGAGGGTGAATGGGTTCAAAGTGGCACAAAGCAAACAGTGTCCTTCCAGAGACTGACGGAGCACTTTCTGGCCTTGTTTGAGGCCTGTCCCTCTCTGAGGGAGGATGTAGAGAAAGAGCTAAATGCTTTGAAAATTTCTGATGGGGACTTTGATGTCAGAGGTCTGAGTGTGTGGGGAGACCTCCTGTCAGCATTTAACAAGTGA